The following proteins are co-located in the Sulfurospirillum deleyianum DSM 6946 genome:
- a CDS encoding pyridine nucleotide-disulfide oxidoreductase/dicluster-binding protein, with translation MDLDKLLEIGNQCIHLEPPVCVASCPVHMDIIAFVGEVEKGDFAKAYKIMETKMPFSRLIGKICDHPCENSCVREKAGGSIHISELEKTVIDLGYTPLKKPFPLPKTKGKVAIIGGGLSGCVAALELDKKGYSVSIYEKTNRLGGSLWEYEGKGLETHAIEEELSMIEKKGITVYYNTEISEQNLQTYKDQYDALYLGTGIWEKAYAINPHTFQVDESALFVGGKLQTKSDSIIFSASSGKRASVSIDRYINKTSMLASREREGIFETRLHVKMDKVPFVPTVVQGSSSYTQAEAMEEASRCLKCQCNECINACVHLQRFNITPDSYIRSINHNERIILGTHHANAMINACTQCGLCKVVCPVDIGMKEIIHMTRESMVERGKMPVSAHDFALKDMSFSHSDAFSLVRKQPSKEASKELFYYPVIAFSAYARGLYKGSGKTGYLFYPGCQLSSTHTEHIGEIYKHLVGSIKDKDANNDVGLYLGCCGAPADWAGRLDLMPESIEKIRQTWEEMEEPTFILACSSCSATFEKYLPMIKTISLWEVFEKYGLPEVDIKKGKRELCIHDACATRHDSKVHESIRGIVKTLGYKVEELEFSKEKAKCCGYGGLVAYANPEQACDFVSDRKQESEHDVLVYCAMCKDMLVKGNQKTYHILDLIYGSDQTPQKMPTLSERQNNRKHLKQSLLKEIWKEETMRTDTTYDFTLHLSDDVVALMEKRFILVSELEHVIDHAQKTKERFFNPQTSEYLAHLRIQNVTYWVKYEEKGGDIFIKDAYSHRMEVVEN, from the coding sequence ATGGATTTAGATAAATTACTGGAAATTGGCAATCAATGTATCCATTTGGAACCACCTGTTTGCGTGGCATCGTGCCCTGTGCATATGGACATCATTGCTTTTGTGGGAGAAGTCGAAAAAGGTGATTTTGCTAAAGCGTATAAAATCATGGAAACAAAGATGCCCTTTAGCAGGCTCATTGGAAAAATTTGCGACCACCCCTGTGAAAATAGCTGTGTTCGAGAAAAAGCAGGTGGAAGTATTCACATCAGTGAATTAGAAAAAACCGTGATTGATTTAGGTTATACACCGCTTAAGAAACCTTTTCCCCTACCTAAAACCAAAGGGAAGGTTGCCATTATTGGTGGAGGATTGAGTGGGTGCGTTGCCGCTTTGGAACTCGATAAAAAAGGCTATAGCGTCAGCATTTATGAAAAAACAAATCGCTTAGGCGGAAGCCTTTGGGAATATGAGGGCAAAGGTTTAGAAACCCACGCTATCGAAGAAGAGCTCTCTATGATTGAGAAAAAAGGGATTACGGTTTACTATAACACCGAAATATCGGAGCAAAACCTACAAACTTACAAAGACCAATACGACGCTTTATATTTAGGTACAGGAATTTGGGAGAAAGCTTATGCTATCAACCCTCACACATTCCAAGTCGATGAGAGCGCTTTGTTTGTCGGTGGAAAGCTTCAAACCAAAAGTGACTCCATTATTTTTTCCGCCAGTTCCGGCAAACGAGCGTCTGTTTCGATAGACAGATACATTAACAAAACCTCGATGTTGGCGTCTAGAGAGCGTGAGGGCATTTTTGAAACACGTTTACATGTAAAGATGGATAAAGTCCCTTTTGTGCCAACGGTTGTTCAAGGTAGTTCTTCTTACACACAAGCAGAAGCGATGGAAGAAGCAAGTAGGTGTCTTAAATGCCAATGCAACGAGTGCATCAACGCTTGTGTGCATCTGCAACGCTTCAACATAACACCCGATAGCTATATCCGAAGTATCAACCACAATGAACGCATTATCTTAGGAACGCACCATGCTAATGCGATGATTAACGCTTGTACCCAGTGTGGTTTATGCAAAGTAGTGTGTCCTGTGGATATTGGCATGAAAGAGATTATCCATATGACACGAGAAAGTATGGTTGAGCGTGGGAAAATGCCTGTTTCAGCGCATGATTTTGCCCTGAAAGATATGAGCTTTAGCCACAGTGATGCGTTTTCTTTGGTGCGTAAACAACCGAGCAAAGAGGCGTCAAAAGAGCTTTTTTACTACCCTGTGATTGCTTTTTCGGCATACGCCAGAGGGCTTTATAAGGGTTCTGGCAAAACAGGCTACCTTTTCTATCCAGGGTGCCAACTCAGTTCCACACACACAGAGCATATCGGTGAGATTTACAAACATTTGGTGGGTTCCATTAAAGATAAAGATGCCAACAATGATGTGGGACTTTATTTGGGTTGTTGTGGCGCACCTGCGGATTGGGCGGGGAGGCTTGATTTGATGCCTGAAAGTATCGAAAAAATTCGCCAAACGTGGGAAGAGATGGAAGAGCCAACCTTTATTCTCGCCTGTTCGAGCTGTTCGGCGACGTTTGAGAAGTACCTGCCGATGATCAAAACCATCTCGTTATGGGAAGTTTTTGAGAAATACGGTTTACCAGAAGTGGACATTAAAAAAGGGAAACGAGAACTGTGCATTCACGATGCGTGTGCGACCAGACACGATAGCAAGGTGCATGAGAGCATTCGTGGCATTGTTAAAACCTTGGGCTACAAAGTTGAAGAGCTTGAATTTTCTAAAGAAAAAGCCAAATGTTGTGGGTATGGTGGGCTAGTAGCCTACGCCAATCCTGAACAAGCCTGTGATTTTGTGAGTGACCGAAAACAAGAGAGCGAACACGATGTTTTGGTCTATTGTGCAATGTGTAAAGATATGTTGGTCAAGGGCAATCAAAAAACGTACCATATCTTGGATTTGATTTATGGAAGTGACCAAACCCCTCAAAAAATGCCAACCCTCTCCGAGCGACAAAACAACCGAAAACATCTTAAACAGAGCCTTTTAAAAGAGATATGGAAAGAGGAGACAATGCGAACAGATACAACGTATGATTTTACCCTGCACCTAAGTGATGACGTGGTGGCACTCATGGAAAAGCGTTTTATTTTGGTGAGTGAGCTTGAACACGTGATTGACCATGCGCAAAAAACCAAAGAGCGTTTTTTCAACCCTCAAACCTCAGAGTACCTTGCTCATC